One Thermus sp. CCB_US3_UF1 DNA window includes the following coding sequences:
- the purF gene encoding amidophosphoribosyltransferase yields the protein MDKPQEECGILGLWSQSPLDAAGLLHLGLLALQHRGQEAAGIAVSDGQAFLVEKDLGLVNQVFTEERLAKLRLPQARLGLAHARYSTTGSNLRFNAQPLTARTAHGVLAIAHNGNFTNAKPLRDRLLQEGATFQSTSDTEVMLYLIARLAHLPLPQAAAEAMKALEGGYSILLMDRTTLLALRDPHGVRPLAIGRLPRGYAFASEPPALALMGAEYLRDVRPGELVWVEEGELRSLQVLPPSPTPCAFEWIYFARPDSLLDGVEAYQARVRMGEELFREAPAEADIVVPVPDSGIGAAVGYARASGLPLEYGLYKNPYAGRTFIQPTQELRDLKTRLKLSPTSAVRGKRVVLIDDSIVRGTTSKRIVRMLKEAGAVEVHFRVSSPPIRFPCYYGIDTAARKELIAAEKSVEEIRAYIGAESLAFLSEEGVRRAIGGPVCLACFNGRYPAGVPLEGEKLALELL from the coding sequence ATGGATAAGCCCCAGGAGGAGTGCGGGATCCTGGGCCTTTGGAGCCAAAGCCCCTTGGACGCGGCGGGGCTTTTGCACCTTGGGCTTCTCGCCCTGCAGCACCGGGGCCAGGAGGCCGCGGGCATCGCCGTTTCCGACGGGCAAGCCTTTTTGGTGGAGAAGGACCTGGGCCTGGTGAACCAGGTCTTCACCGAGGAGCGCCTGGCCAAGCTCCGCCTGCCCCAGGCCCGGCTGGGCCTGGCCCACGCCCGCTACTCCACCACGGGGTCCAACCTGCGCTTCAACGCCCAGCCCCTCACGGCCAGGACCGCCCACGGGGTGCTGGCCATCGCCCACAACGGCAACTTCACCAACGCCAAGCCCCTACGGGACCGCCTCCTGCAGGAGGGGGCCACCTTCCAGAGCACCAGCGACACCGAGGTGATGCTCTACCTCATCGCCCGCCTGGCCCACCTTCCCCTACCCCAGGCGGCCGCCGAGGCCATGAAGGCCCTCGAGGGGGGGTATTCCATCCTCCTCATGGACCGCACCACCCTCCTGGCCCTGCGGGACCCCCACGGGGTCCGGCCCCTGGCCATTGGCCGCCTGCCCCGGGGCTACGCCTTCGCCTCCGAACCCCCGGCCCTGGCCCTCATGGGGGCGGAGTACCTGCGGGACGTGCGCCCAGGGGAGTTGGTCTGGGTGGAGGAGGGGGAACTGCGAAGCCTCCAGGTCCTGCCCCCAAGCCCTACCCCTTGCGCCTTTGAGTGGATCTACTTCGCCCGGCCCGACAGCCTCCTGGACGGGGTGGAGGCCTACCAGGCCCGGGTGCGGATGGGGGAGGAGCTCTTCCGCGAGGCCCCGGCAGAGGCGGACATCGTGGTGCCGGTTCCGGACTCGGGGATCGGGGCGGCGGTGGGCTACGCCCGGGCCTCGGGCCTCCCCCTGGAGTACGGCCTCTACAAAAACCCCTACGCCGGGCGCACCTTCATCCAGCCCACCCAGGAGCTGAGGGACCTGAAGACCCGCCTGAAGCTCTCCCCCACCTCGGCGGTGCGGGGCAAGCGGGTGGTGCTCATCGACGACTCCATCGTCCGCGGCACCACCAGCAAGCGGATCGTGCGCATGCTGAAGGAGGCCGGGGCGGTGGAGGTCCACTTCCGCGTCTCCAGCCCCCCCATCCGCTTCCCCTGCTACTACGGCATCGATACCGCCGCCCGCAAGGAGCTGATCGCCGCGGAGAAGAGCGTGGAGGAGATCCGGGCCTACATCGGGGCGGAAAGCCTGGCCTTCCTCTCCGAGGAGGGGGTGCGGCGGGCCATCGGGGGGCCCGTCTGCCTGGCCTGCTTCAACGGACGCTACCCTGCCGGGGTGCCCTTAGAAGGCGAGAAGCTGGCCCTAGAACTCCTCTAA
- the purQ gene encoding phosphoribosylformylglycinamidine synthase subunit PurQ — protein sequence MKWAIVRFPGSNCDEDARFALAKAGLEATYVWHTETDLRGFDGIFLPGGFSYGDYLRPGALAAKSPVMAEVRRFAREGRLVIGVCNGFQVLTEAGLLPGALLANLNLHFTCKEVGVRVERTDLPFTRRYAPGQVLRLPIAHAEGRYYADPETLARLEGEGQVVFRYAPLRGEADPNPNGSLNDIAGIVNEGGNVLGMMPHPERAVDPILGGEDGLPLFLGLLEVAR from the coding sequence ATGAAGTGGGCCATCGTCCGCTTCCCCGGCTCCAACTGCGACGAGGACGCCCGCTTTGCCCTGGCCAAGGCGGGCCTCGAGGCCACCTACGTCTGGCACACGGAAACCGACCTCCGGGGCTTTGACGGGATCTTCCTGCCCGGGGGGTTCAGCTACGGGGACTACCTGCGCCCCGGGGCCCTGGCGGCCAAGAGCCCGGTGATGGCCGAGGTGCGCCGCTTCGCCCGGGAAGGCCGGCTGGTCATCGGGGTGTGCAACGGCTTCCAGGTGCTCACCGAGGCCGGCCTGCTGCCGGGGGCCCTGCTGGCCAACCTGAACCTCCACTTCACCTGCAAGGAGGTGGGGGTGCGGGTGGAGCGCACCGACCTCCCCTTCACCCGCCGCTACGCCCCGGGCCAGGTCCTGCGCCTGCCCATCGCCCACGCGGAAGGGAGGTACTACGCCGACCCGGAAACCCTGGCGCGGCTGGAGGGGGAGGGGCAGGTGGTCTTCCGCTACGCCCCCTTGCGGGGGGAGGCGGACCCTAACCCCAACGGGAGCCTGAACGACATCGCCGGCATCGTGAACGAGGGAGGGAACGTGCTCGGGATGATGCCCCATCCCGAGCGGGCCGTGGACCCCATCCTGGGGGGTGAGGACGGGCTGCCCCTGTTCCTGGGGCTTTTGGAGGTGGCGCGATGA
- a CDS encoding HAD family hydrolase, which produces MKPKAITFDFWGTLFTEGPAFLEKVMPVRYEILLDALSEAGHPAEEHEVREAYRQATLAFEEAWKAGEHMPVYDRVARIFALLGAPHDPGLIALTARKLEESSLLVDLTPLPGVGVLRELSRRYPLALVSDTGMTPGRLLREHLKRQGLEVFQAYSFSDETGYVKPRSEAFQAALSALGVAPEEALHVGDLPQTDIRGAFATGYPWAVQYVGLREVNGEVRPTAKVKDHRELLSLLE; this is translated from the coding sequence ATGAAACCCAAAGCCATAACCTTTGATTTCTGGGGAACCCTTTTCACCGAGGGGCCGGCGTTTTTGGAAAAGGTCATGCCCGTGCGGTACGAGATCCTGCTGGATGCCCTCTCCGAGGCCGGCCATCCGGCAGAGGAACACGAGGTGCGGGAGGCCTACCGCCAGGCGACCCTGGCCTTTGAGGAGGCCTGGAAGGCCGGGGAACACATGCCGGTCTACGACCGGGTGGCCCGCATCTTCGCCCTCCTGGGGGCCCCCCATGACCCCGGGCTCATCGCCCTCACCGCCCGGAAGCTGGAGGAAAGCTCCCTCCTGGTGGACCTCACCCCCTTGCCCGGGGTGGGGGTGCTCCGGGAGCTTTCCCGGCGCTACCCCCTGGCCCTGGTCTCCGACACCGGAATGACCCCGGGGCGCCTGCTCAGGGAACACCTGAAGCGGCAGGGCCTCGAGGTCTTCCAGGCCTACAGCTTCTCCGACGAGACGGGCTACGTGAAACCCCGGTCCGAGGCCTTCCAGGCGGCCCTTTCCGCCCTGGGCGTGGCCCCGGAGGAGGCCCTCCACGTGGGCGACCTGCCCCAGACGGACATCCGCGGGGCCTTCGCCACCGGCTACCCCTGGGCCGTGCAGTACGTGGGCCTAAGGGAGGTGAACGGGGAGGTGCGGCCCACGGCCAAGGTCAAGGACCACCGCGAGCTCCTTTCCCTTTTAGAGTGA
- the purL gene encoding phosphoribosylformylglycinamidine synthase subunit PurL: MEAFAKEIGIPEEEYRAILRKLGREPNRVELFLFKVMWSEHCAYKNSRPLLKELPKEGEAVLQGPGENAGVVRLGEGWAVAFKIESHNHPSAVEPFQGAATGVGGILRDIMSMGARPIALLDSLRFGPPQDPRSRYLFKGVVAGIAHYGNAIGVPTVGGDLYFHEGYRENPLVNAMCLGLLREEQLKRSRASLGRPIYYAGAKTGRDGIGGAAFASKELGEDKEEDRPAVQVGDPFLGKLLMEATLEAIERDLVEGVQDMGAAGLTSSLSELVHKSGLGVELDLDRVPTREAGMGPIELLLSESQERMVLVPKEGKEEALEEVFRRWGLDCVAVARTVPERVFRVRFRGEVVAEVPTEALAEAPTYVRVGREDPEIRRLRETPLPPLQADPQEVLPRLLSSPNLASREAVYERYDHQVGTRTALLPGRGDAAVLWIKGTQLGLAAKVDQNPRYSRLHPRLGAMHALAEACRNVSVVGARPLAYTDGLNLGSPETPEGYFELKETLEGLKEASEALGVPVVSGNVSLYNESGGRRIPPTAMVGVVGVLDIRKRAEMGFRRPGEVILLLGEARGELGASELLYLLTGLELGHPPALDLVEERRVQEAIRELIGLGLTATAHDLAEGGLLVALAEMTFPYGLGATVEVRERGLEALFGEAPSRILLTVAKEKLAEATGRLEALGLPYRVLGETGGETLTVLTPEGVLEWEVRELMAAWKEPLREVLDG, encoded by the coding sequence ATGGAAGCCTTCGCCAAGGAGATCGGCATCCCCGAGGAGGAGTACCGGGCGATCCTTAGGAAGCTTGGGCGGGAGCCCAACCGGGTGGAGCTCTTCCTCTTCAAGGTGATGTGGAGCGAGCACTGCGCCTACAAGAACTCCCGCCCCCTCCTCAAGGAGCTCCCCAAGGAGGGGGAGGCCGTCCTCCAGGGCCCGGGGGAGAACGCGGGCGTGGTGCGCCTGGGGGAAGGGTGGGCGGTGGCCTTCAAGATCGAGAGCCACAACCATCCCTCGGCGGTGGAGCCCTTCCAGGGGGCGGCCACGGGGGTGGGAGGGATCCTGCGGGACATCATGAGCATGGGGGCCAGGCCCATCGCCCTCCTGGACTCCCTCCGCTTCGGCCCCCCCCAGGACCCCCGTAGCCGCTACCTCTTCAAGGGGGTGGTGGCGGGCATCGCCCACTACGGCAACGCCATCGGCGTGCCCACCGTGGGGGGGGACCTCTACTTCCACGAGGGTTACCGGGAAAACCCCCTGGTGAACGCCATGTGCCTGGGCCTCCTCCGGGAGGAACAGCTAAAGCGGAGCCGGGCCTCCTTGGGCCGGCCCATCTACTACGCCGGGGCCAAGACCGGCCGGGATGGCATCGGGGGGGCGGCCTTTGCCAGCAAGGAGCTTGGGGAGGATAAGGAGGAGGACCGGCCCGCGGTGCAGGTGGGGGACCCCTTCCTGGGCAAGCTCCTGATGGAGGCCACCCTCGAGGCCATTGAGAGGGACCTGGTGGAAGGGGTCCAGGACATGGGGGCGGCGGGGCTCACCTCCAGCCTTTCCGAGCTGGTCCACAAGTCGGGCCTGGGGGTGGAGCTGGACCTGGACCGGGTGCCCACCCGGGAGGCGGGCATGGGGCCCATAGAGCTCCTCCTCTCGGAAAGCCAGGAGCGCATGGTCCTGGTGCCCAAGGAGGGGAAGGAGGAGGCCCTGGAAGAGGTCTTCCGGCGGTGGGGCCTGGACTGCGTGGCCGTGGCCCGCACGGTCCCGGAAAGGGTCTTCCGCGTCCGCTTCCGGGGGGAGGTGGTGGCCGAGGTGCCCACCGAGGCCCTGGCCGAAGCCCCCACCTACGTGCGGGTAGGGCGGGAGGACCCGGAGATCCGCAGGCTGCGGGAAACCCCCCTCCCTCCCCTCCAGGCCGATCCCCAGGAGGTCCTCCCCCGCCTTCTCTCCTCCCCCAACCTGGCGAGCCGGGAGGCGGTCTACGAGCGCTACGACCACCAGGTGGGGACCCGCACCGCCCTGCTGCCGGGCCGGGGGGATGCCGCGGTGCTCTGGATCAAGGGGACCCAGCTGGGCCTGGCGGCCAAGGTGGACCAAAACCCCCGGTATAGCCGCCTCCACCCCCGCCTGGGGGCCATGCACGCCCTGGCTGAGGCCTGCCGCAACGTGAGCGTGGTGGGGGCCAGACCCCTGGCCTACACCGACGGCCTCAACCTGGGCAGCCCCGAAACCCCGGAAGGGTACTTTGAGCTCAAGGAAACCCTGGAGGGCCTCAAGGAGGCCAGCGAGGCCTTGGGCGTGCCCGTGGTCTCGGGGAACGTTTCCCTCTACAACGAAAGCGGGGGCCGGCGCATCCCCCCCACGGCCATGGTGGGGGTGGTGGGGGTGCTGGACATCCGCAAGCGGGCGGAGATGGGCTTTAGGCGGCCAGGGGAGGTCATCCTCCTCCTGGGCGAGGCGCGGGGGGAGCTGGGGGCAAGCGAGCTTCTTTACCTCCTCACCGGCCTGGAGCTGGGCCATCCCCCGGCCCTGGACCTCGTGGAAGAGCGCCGGGTCCAGGAGGCCATCCGGGAGCTCATCGGCCTGGGCCTCACCGCCACCGCCCACGACCTGGCCGAGGGCGGCCTCCTGGTGGCCCTGGCCGAGATGACCTTCCCCTACGGCCTGGGGGCCACGGTGGAGGTGCGGGAGCGGGGCCTGGAGGCCCTCTTCGGCGAGGCCCCAAGCCGCATCCTCCTCACCGTGGCCAAGGAAAAGCTGGCCGAGGCCACGGGGCGCCTGGAGGCCCTAGGCCTCCCCTACCGCGTCCTGGGGGAGACGGGGGGGGAGACCCTCACGGTCCTGACCCCGGAAGGGGTGCTAGAGTGGGAGGTGCGCGAGCTTATGGCCGCCTGGAAGGAGCCCCTCAGGGAGGTGCTGGATGGATAA